From a single Apium graveolens cultivar Ventura chromosome 2, ASM990537v1, whole genome shotgun sequence genomic region:
- the LOC141697652 gene encoding uncharacterized protein LOC141697652 encodes MFKDQIGKTMEVYIDDMVVKSVNAENHFRDLQEVFDILRLYNMKMNSSKCNFVVSSRKFLGHMLTGRVAVLNRFISRSSDICKLFYDVLRKNKGFTWSEKHEAALHDLKTYLTTPPLLSKPLSGEYLYVYLSVTDHAVSGVLVKEGEGVQTPIYYVSKSLVEAETRKAIKSQALDDFVADFSPSQMTTSEEEFRQIVSITDAKPWTLYTDGALNVNGTGLGLGLVLKSPEGDMIAHSICCSFKATNNEAEYEALIIGLFISDKTEAFYRRWNINLIKSTPRHPQANRQAKSSNKIIINNLKRRLTSCKGKWAKELPWVLWSDMTTPKTLTGQTPYSLVYATEAVLPIELMMPKARYRLLTTSINNTNLSHDIDIVDEHREMANIRMASYQQRVANTYNKHVHIRAFRVRDLMLRKTFQNTMDMTAGKFADT; translated from the exons ATGTTTAAGGATCAAATAGGCAAAACAATGGAAGTGTACATAGATGACATGGTAGTCAAGTCTGTGAACGCAGAAAATCACTTTCGAGATCTTCAAGAGGTATTTGACATACTGAGATTGTACAATATGAAGATGAACTCGTCTAAGTGCAACTTTGTCGTATCGTCGAGAAAATTTCTCGGACACATG TTGACAGGAAGGGTTGCGGTACTAAACAGGTTTATCTCGCGATCGTCGGATATATGTAAATTATTTTACGATGTATTAAGGAAGAACAAGGGATTCACATGGTCTGAAAAACATGAAGCTGCTTTACATGATTTAAAAACCTATCTCACTACACCACCACTATTATCTAAGCCTCTTTCAGGTGAATATCTCTATGTCTACTTGTCAGTAACTGATCATGCAGTGAGCGGGGTACTAGTCAAGGAAGGTGAAGGTGTCCAGACGCCTATTTACTATGTCAGCAAAAGCCTAGTAGAAGCAGAAACAAG GAAAGCTATAAAGTCACAAGCTCTGGACGATTTTGTGGCTGATTTCAGTCCAAGCCAGATGACTACATCAGAAGAAGAATTTCGTCAAATTGTTTCGATAACagatgctaagccttggacttTGTATACGGACGGGGCTTTGAATGTGAATGGAACGGGGCTGGGGCTGGGGCTTGTACTCAAATCGCCAGAGGGGGATATGATAGCCCATTCAATATGCTGCAGCTTCAAAGCCACCAACAATGAGGCTGAGTACGAAGCACTAATCATAGGGCTG TTTATCAGTGACAAGACAGAGGCGTTTTATAGACGTTGGAACATCAATCTGATTAAATCCACACCAAGGCATCCTCAAGCCAACAGACAGGCTAAATCAAGTAATAAGATTATAATTAATAATCTTAAAAGGAGACTAACATCATGCAAAGGGAAATGGGCTAAAGAATTACCTTGGGTGCTATGGTCGGACATGACAACTCCCAAGACGTTGACAGGGCAAACACCTTACAGTTTAGTTTATGCAACTGAAGCTGTCTTACCAATAGAGTTGATGATGCCAAAAGCAAGGTACAGGCTTTTAACGACCAGCATAAACAACACAAACTTGTCTCATGACATAGATATTGTGGACGAGCATCGAGAGATGGCAAACATTCGTATGGCATCTTATCAACAAAGGGTGGCCAATACGTATAACAAACATGTCCATATAAGAGCTTTTCGTGTTAGAGATTTAATGCTAAGAAAGACATTTCAAAATACTATGGACATGACGGCTGGAAAGTTTGCTGACACTTAG